A single Vespula vulgaris chromosome 3, iyVesVulg1.1, whole genome shotgun sequence DNA region contains:
- the LOC127062818 gene encoding platelet glycoprotein V-like: MDLRALLFSIFVLSVNCQSNSKQLVDDNNSTEVRQNSKTSIILPTTLQNLCTICSCGLNFVNCTQRNLNTFEDMQWPEKPIVEISFKKNKFVRIKPFPSVVIEKLILRQNHITTIDNCAFKKIINLTELDLSDNMLTTENLKPQVFEGRFSPEAYEPLSKLTYLNLAGNVLHALDQDLFEHIPSLKVLILNENPLKMIEGHTALALSSLPYLEELDLSSCDLDELPKYIFYKPRYLKKLSLNSNRFTEIPSALSRATALKILSLDENPIKKINRLNAFPLMPNLKELNLCCMPDLIEIGSESFAKLTNLEILRIQNCPLLKKIDENALKEEMALWPPLKILDLSDNALRYLPSQLVGRWDRLEELDLMNNEWSCDCDNQYLINSLLPRHGKRLMNETVNELKCSTPKEYAKQNLTSLANKKLHCFDLYEAHSDKVGVLHIGVVVGLLFVILLSLAIIILYQRGYFILCGTRGAATYSRAFYKRTSNDYDI, from the exons ATGGATCTTCGTGcacttttattttcgatcttcGTCCTCTCCGTTAATTGCCAATCGAATTCTAAACAGTTGGTTGATGATAACAATTCAACAGAAGTTCGACAAAATTCGAAAACGTCTATTATTTTGCCAACAACTCTTCAGAATTTGTGTACAATATGCTCTTGTGGTT TGAATTTCGTGAACTGCACTCAACGAAATTTGAATACTTTTGAGGATATGCAATGGCCAGAAAAACCGATCGTAGAAATttcgtttaagaaaaataaatttgttcgcATCAAGCCTTTTCCATCGGTCGTCATAGAGAAATTGATTCTTCGACAAAATCATATTACAACTATAGACAATTGCgctttcaaaaaaattattaatcttaCCGAACTAGATCTGAGCGATAATATGCTCACGACGGAAAATTTAAAGCCACAAGTCTTCGAG GGCAGATTTTCGCCGGAAGCTTACGAACCATTATCGAAACTAACGTATTTAAATCTCGCCGGCAATGTGCTTCACGCTTTAGACCAAGATCTCTTCGAGCATATACCTTCGCTTAAAGTGTTAATTCTTAATGAGAATCCATTGAAAATGATAGAAGGTCATACGGCTCTTGCCTTAAGTAGTCTACCGTATTTGGAAGAACTTGATCTCAGTTCTTGTGATCTGGATGAACtaccaaaatatatattttataaacctAG ATACCTGAAGAAATTGTCTTTGAATAGCAACAGATTCACTGAAATACCATCGGCTTTATCAAGAGCAACAGCTTTAAAGATTCTAAGTCTTGACGAAAATccgataaagaaaatcaatcGATTGAACGCGTTCCCGCTGATGCCTAATTTGAAAGAATTAAATCTTTGCTGTATGCCAGATCTGATTGAAATCGGTAGTGAATCTTTTGCTAAATTAACGAATCTGGAAATTCTCCGTATACAGAACTGTCCGTTGTTAAAGAAGATTGACGAGAACGCCTTAAAGGAG GAAATGGCCCTGTGGCCGCCTTTGAAGATCCTCGATTTATCGGATAACGCCCTACGTTATTTACCGTCGCAACTCGTAGGAAGGTGGGACAGGCTTGAAGAATTGGATCTGATGAACAACGAATGGAGCTGCGATTGCGATAATCAATATCTG aTCAATTCTTTACTACCACGTCATGGAAAAAGATTGATGAACGAAACAGTGAACGAATTGAAGTGCAGTACGCCGAAGGAATATGCCAAGCAAAATCTTACGTCCCtagcgaataaaaaattacattgttTCGACCTATACGAAGCTCATTCGGACAAAGTTGGCGTCTTACACATCGGGGTTGTAGTCGGCTTATTGTTCGTTATCCTGCTCAGCCTTGCGATTATCATTCTCTATCAACGAGGATACTTTATCCTTTGTGGTACTCGAGGAGCAGCAACATATTCCCGAGCTTTTTACAAACGCACATCAAACGATTATGACATTTAG